The Desmodus rotundus isolate HL8 chromosome 3, HLdesRot8A.1, whole genome shotgun sequence genome includes a region encoding these proteins:
- the CITED4 gene encoding cbp/p300-interacting transactivator 4: protein MADHLMLPEGYRLVQRPPPAVPAVPAHGPQAFRTLQPYAGPGMDSGLRQRGSLLGPPPPPLGALACGAFGPPPAFQPFAAVPPPAAGSAHLQPVATLYPGRATAPPGASVGPPALQPAPGAPAPPPPVNALGGVDAELIDEEALTSLEQELELHRVRDLPELFLGQSEFDCFTDLGSAPPAGSVSC, encoded by the coding sequence ATGGCCGACCACCTGATGCTCCCCGAGGGCTACCGCCTGGTGCAGAGACCACCGCCCGCTGTGCCCGCCGTGCCCGCCCATGGCCCCCAGGCGTTCCGGACGCTGCAGCCATATGCTGGCCCGGGCATGGACAGCGGGTTGCGGCAGCGGGGGTCTCTGCTGGGCCCGCCACCGCCTCCACTCGGAGCCCTGGCGTGCGGGGCCTTCGGGCCTCCGCCTGCCTTCCAGCCCTTTGCGGCCGTGCCGCCGCCGGCTGCCGGCAGCGCGCACCTGCAGCCGGTGGCTACGCTATACCCTGGCCGCGCAACCGCGCCCCCCGGTGCCTCGGTAGGTCCCCCGGCCCTGCAGCCGGCCCCAGGAGCCCCGGCCCCGCCGCCGCCTGTGAACGCCCTGGGAGGCGTGGACGCCGAACTCATCGACGAGGAGGCGCTGACGTCGCTGGAGCAGGAGCTCGAGCTGCACCGCGTGCGCGACCTGCCGGAGCTCTTTCTGGGCCAGAGCGAGTTTGACTGCTTCACGGACTTGGGGTCGGCGCCGCCGGCCGGCTCTGTGAGCTGCTGA